TTTTTTGATGCTTAGTTTTGCGTGCAGTGACTCGCTTGCGCCAAATTTTGAAGCTTGAGGGAGTTAAAAAGCGTCGCATTAAGACAATCACCTGTTTCTCCTGAAGACCAAACTGAGTCTCAATCGCCTCAAATGATGTTCTATCTTCCCAAGCCATTTCAATAATACGCTCGATAGTTTGATTGTCCAAGTTAGGTATTTTC
This genomic stretch from Gloeocapsa sp. DLM2.Bin57 harbors:
- a CDS encoding TIGR03643 family protein, with the protein product MKIPNLDNQTIERIIEMAWEDRTSFEAIETQFGLQEKQVIVLMRRFLTPSSFKIWRKRVTARKTKHQKKRNFILGRFKSENQKN